The Fibrobacter sp. sequence GAGCACGTCTTGTCCATCGCGCAGATTTCGACCTTGCCGTTCTTCTGGATCTGCTTGGAGCAATCCTTCGACTTGCCGGTCTGGATGTAGAGCTTGCCTTCGAAAATTTCAATGGTGCCGAAGGGGCGTACGCGCGGCTGGTCGCCGTCGACCGTCGCGAGGAAATAGGCCCCGCACTCCTTGATAAAGTTCTTGACTTCTTCCATGATGGATTTCCTTTCTGTTCTTAGAGTAAATATAAAAAAGTGGTCAACGTGAAACTAAATGGACGATATCACACCCATCGGCAAATTGAATGATGCCTGGACATATACGTTTTCCGTCCTCACCAGA is a genomic window containing:
- a CDS encoding pyridoxamine 5'-phosphate oxidase family protein, translating into MEEVKNFIKECGAYFLATVDGDQPRVRPFGTIEIFEGKLYIQTGKSKDCSKQIQKNGKVEICAMDKTCSKWLRLAGELVRDDRREPKVHMLENYPELKSMYSPDDDNTEVLYFKDATATFYCFGAAPRTVKF